From one Meles meles chromosome 18, mMelMel3.1 paternal haplotype, whole genome shotgun sequence genomic stretch:
- the LOC123930051 gene encoding keratin-associated protein 4-6-like has translation MRTALRHRDADLLGSYCPLPAMIRDVALTDSRPHGQCLDSTSPSPTGLSRWGDGHTSRLGVQMEEKGDDEQKELPGWEGARARRKEEGWKGGSKEGRSPRSIRDTMCGSCCSPCCQPMCCQTTCCRTTCCRPSCCGCGGGCGQGSCGSSGCGSCCCQPCCCCRRMCCQTTCCRTTCCGSCCCRPTCCQTTCCRTTCCRPSCCRCGGSCGQGGCGSSCCGSCCCPPTCCQTTCCRTTCCRPSCSGCGCGGGCGQGGCGSSGCGSCCCQPCCCCCRPTCCHTTCCRTTCCRPSCCSCCQPSCC, from the exons ATGAGAACAGCCCTCAGGCATCGAGACGCAGATCTGCTGGGTAGCTACTGCCCCCTCCCTGCTATGATCCGAGATGTGGCGCTGACGGATTCAAGACCTCATGGCCAGTGTCTGGATTCCACCAGTCCTTCCCCTACTGGGTTGAGCAGATGGGGCGACGGGCACACGAGCAGGTTGGGAGTTCAGatggaggagaaaggagatgaCGAGCAAAAGGAGCTGCCTGGCTGGGAGGGAGCCCGGgcgagaaggaaggaggaaggatggaagggaggaagcaaagaaggaag AAGCCCCCGCTCCATCCGTGACACCATGTGCGGCTcgtgctgctccccttgctgccAGCCTATGTGCTGTCAGACCACCTGCTGCAGGACCACCTGCTGCAGACCCAGCTGCTGCGGGTGCGGCGGCGGCTGTGGACAAGGCAGCTGCGGGTCCAGTGGCTGCGGGTCCTGCTGCTGCCAGCCCTGCTGTTGCTGCCGCCGTATGTGCTGTCAGACCACCTGCTGCAGGACCACCTGCTGCGG GTCCTGTTGCTGCCGCCCAACTTGCTGTCAAACCACCTGCTGCAGGACCACCTGCTGCCGGCCCAGCTGCTGCAGGTGCGGTGGCAGCTGTGGACAAGGCGGCTGCGGGTCCAGCTGCTGCGGGTCCTGTTGCTGCCCCCCAACGTGCTGTCAGACCACCTGCTGCAGGACCACCTGCTGCCGGCCCAGCTGCAGCGGGTGCGGGTGCGGTGGCGGCTGTGGACAAGGCGGCTGCGGGTCCAGCGGCTGTGGGTCTTGCTGCTGCcagccctgctgctgctgctgccgcccaACTTGCTGTCACACCACGTGCTGTAGGACCACCTGCTGCCGGCCCAGCTGCTGCAG CTGCTGCCAGCCTTCCTGCTGCTGA